A single genomic interval of Oreochromis aureus strain Israel breed Guangdong linkage group 12, ZZ_aureus, whole genome shotgun sequence harbors:
- the LOC120443071 gene encoding 4-hydroxybenzoate polyprenyltransferase, mitochondrial-like produces MFPAKLALSTLKRIHHGACYRCLSTCFVQKERIKAGDGPHSDSRVWKRKPKNQSAIWSSIRLLETQQNGRRPFSLSAATIVNSAPVHVQPYLRLMRLDKPIGTWLLYLPCTWSIALAANPGCFPDLGMLTLFGTGALLMRDGCTINDMWDKDFDKKVSRTASRPIASGEISQMQALVFLGGQLSLALGVLLCLNYYSIALGAASLSLVITYPLMERFTYWPQFVLGMCCAKLSCSVLCLKLIFYRLPEL; encoded by the exons ATGTTCCCAGCCAAGCTAGCTTTGAGCACTCTGAAAAGGATCCACCATGGAGCTTGTTATCGATGTCTTTCTACCTGCTTCGTCCAGAAGGAACGGATAAAGGCTGGAGATGGGCCCCACTCAGACTCCCGTGTGTGGAAGAGAAAGCCTAAGAACCAATCTGCAATCTGGTCATCAATAAGACTTCTTGAAACACAGCAAAACGGGAGAAGACCGTTCAGTTTATCAGCTGCTACTATAGTAAATTCAGCACCAGTACACGTCCAACCGTACCTCCGGCTGATGAGGCTGGACAAACCTATAG GGACATGGCTGCTGTACCTCCCCTGCACATGGAGCATTGCTCTGGCTGCTAACCCTGGATGCTTCCCAGATCTGGGCATGCTCACACTGTTTGGTACAGGTGCTCTTCTCATGAGAGACGGCTGCACCATCAATGACATGTGGGACAAAGACTTTGACAAAAAA GTGTCCCGCACAGCCTCTCGACCAATCGCATCAGGAGAGATTTCTCAAATGCAGGCGCTGGTCTTCCTGGGAGGGCAGCTCTCGCTTGCACTTGGGGTTCTTTTGTGTCTCAACTATTACAG TATAGCTCTGGGTGCTGCTTCTTTATCTCTTGTTATCACCTACCCGCTGATGGAGAGGTTCACTTACTGGCCACAGTTTGTGTTGGGTATGTGCTGTGCAAAGTTATCTTGTAGTGTTCTTTGTCTAAAGTTAATATTTTACAGATTACCAGAGCTATAG
- the LOC116325789 gene encoding ghrelin O-acyltransferase-like isoform X1, which produces MMIVWKSMKAIFGSVHFDAAHPENHLCVFGPSRKRGALTPSKRQACVTLLPLISYILNFTTLLGGPLGSYGQFITLMEGINLTSPPSPLGVVFLKLMQVLMLEWVRFYLVYFLKYLIHDFNPGILYGILSTWCLGLVLRIQYYSHWKISECLNNAAGFGFWEDSSGDYFSKWSGLSDGDFWTTEASICMSQFACRWNATTASWLRRLVYARHKHFPLFMCFGFSLWWHGLHLGHFVGFFTWAATVKADHHIHRNLFPNITPTQRKIYTFVNWINTQMVVTCIVIAVEFRNLSGLNLLSKTYIGLFPLVNIILLFIILNLNSLEQ; this is translated from the exons ATGATGATTGTCTGGAAGAGCATGaag GCTATTTTTGGCAGTGTCCACTTTGATGCTGCTCACCCAGAGAATCACCTCTGTGTCTTTGGACCTTCAAGAAAAAGAGGCGCACTGACACCATCCAAAAGGCAGGCTTGTGTCACGCTTCTCCCTCTTATCAGCTACATCCTCAATTTTACCACACTGCTTGGTGGTCCTTTGGGTTCCTATGGACAATTCATTACTCTAATGGAGGGGATCAACCTCACCTCGCCACCCAGTCCACTAGGTGTAGTTTTCCTAAAGCTGATGCAAGTGTTAATGCTAGAGTGGGTTAGATTTTATCTTGTCTATTTTCTAAAATATCTTATCCATGATTTCAACCCTGGCATCCTCTATGGCATCCTGTCGACCTGGTGTCTTGGACTGGTTTTAAGAATACAGTATTACTCTCACTGGAAGATCAGCGAATGCCTCAATAACGCAGCAGGGTTTGGCTTTTGGGAAGATTCATCTGGGGACTATTTCTCCAAATGGAGCGGACTATCCGATGGGGACTTCTGGACCACTGAGGCGTCAATATGCATGTCACAGTTTGCTTGTCGCTGGAACGCCACGACAGCTTCATGGCTGCGTAGACTAGTTTATGCAAGGCACAAACACTTCCCACTATTCATGTGCTTTGGTTTTTCACTGTGGTGGCATGGTTTACACTTAGGACACTTTGTGGGGTTTTTCACCTGGGCAGCAACAGTGAAAGCAGACCATCATATTCACAGGAACCTTTTCCCAAATATTACACCGACACAGAGAAAAATCTACACTTTTGTAAACTGGATAAACACTCAGATGGTTGTTACTTGCATTGTTATAGCGGTAGAATTTAGAAATTTGTCTGGTTTGAATCttttatccaaaacatacataGGTCTTTTTCCACTTGTTAATATAATCCTgctctttatcattttaaacCTCAATTCACTAGAACAGTAG
- the LOC116325789 gene encoding ghrelin O-acyltransferase-like isoform X2: MMIVWKSMKAIFGSVHFDAAHPENHLCVFGPSRKRGALTPSKRQACVTLLPLISYILNFTTLLGGPLGSYGQFITLMEGINLTSPPSPLGVVFLKLMQVLMLEWVRFYLVYFLKYLIHDFNPGILYGILSTWCLGLVLRIQYYSHWKISECLNNAAGFGFWEDSSGDYFSKWSGLSDGDFWTTEASICMSQFACRWNATTASWLRRLVYARHKHFPLFMCFGFSLWWHGLHLGHFVGFFTWAATVKADHHIHRNLFPNITPTQRKIYTFVNWINTQMVVTCIVIAVEFRNLSGLNLLSKTYIGLFPLVNIILLFIILNLNSLEQ; encoded by the exons ATGATGATTGTCTGGAAGAGCATGAAG GCTATTTTTGGCAGTGTCCACTTTGATGCTGCTCACCCAGAGAATCACCTCTGTGTCTTTGGACCTTCAAGAAAAAGAGGCGCACTGACACCATCCAAAAGGCAGGCTTGTGTCACGCTTCTCCCTCTTATCAGCTACATCCTCAATTTTACCACACTGCTTGGTGGTCCTTTGGGTTCCTATGGACAATTCATTACTCTAATGGAGGGGATCAACCTCACCTCGCCACCCAGTCCACTAGGTGTAGTTTTCCTAAAGCTGATGCAAGTGTTAATGCTAGAGTGGGTTAGATTTTATCTTGTCTATTTTCTAAAATATCTTATCCATGATTTCAACCCTGGCATCCTCTATGGCATCCTGTCGACCTGGTGTCTTGGACTGGTTTTAAGAATACAGTATTACTCTCACTGGAAGATCAGCGAATGCCTCAATAACGCAGCAGGGTTTGGCTTTTGGGAAGATTCATCTGGGGACTATTTCTCCAAATGGAGCGGACTATCCGATGGGGACTTCTGGACCACTGAGGCGTCAATATGCATGTCACAGTTTGCTTGTCGCTGGAACGCCACGACAGCTTCATGGCTGCGTAGACTAGTTTATGCAAGGCACAAACACTTCCCACTATTCATGTGCTTTGGTTTTTCACTGTGGTGGCATGGTTTACACTTAGGACACTTTGTGGGGTTTTTCACCTGGGCAGCAACAGTGAAAGCAGACCATCATATTCACAGGAACCTTTTCCCAAATATTACACCGACACAGAGAAAAATCTACACTTTTGTAAACTGGATAAACACTCAGATGGTTGTTACTTGCATTGTTATAGCGGTAGAATTTAGAAATTTGTCTGGTTTGAATCttttatccaaaacatacataGGTCTTTTTCCACTTGTTAATATAATCCTgctctttatcattttaaacCTCAATTCACTAGAACAGTAG